A genomic region of Pseudomonas sp. MPC6 contains the following coding sequences:
- the phbB gene encoding acetoacetyl-CoA reductase: MKSLGRIALVTGGMGGIGTAICQRLHKEGFKVIVGCSSDSARKNEWAASQLAAGYKFEFIYGDITDWESTRKAFEMAREQFGPVDVLVNNAGITRDASFRKITPEDWNAVINTNLNGMFNTTKQVIEGMLSKGWGRIINISSINGQRGQFGQTNYSAAKAGIHGFTMALAREVSGKGVTVNTVSPGYIQTSMTAAIRQDILDTMIAATPVGRLGQPEEIASIVAWLAGDESGYSTGADFSVNGGMNMQ; this comes from the coding sequence ATGAAATCGCTTGGTCGTATTGCGTTGGTTACTGGCGGTATGGGTGGAATTGGCACGGCAATTTGTCAGCGCCTGCACAAGGAAGGTTTCAAAGTCATCGTCGGCTGCAGCTCGGACTCCGCCCGCAAGAATGAATGGGCAGCGAGCCAGCTGGCGGCGGGTTATAAGTTCGAATTCATCTACGGCGACATCACCGATTGGGAGTCCACCCGCAAGGCCTTCGAGATGGCCCGTGAACAATTCGGCCCGGTGGATGTACTGGTCAACAACGCCGGCATCACCCGTGACGCCTCCTTCCGCAAAATCACTCCGGAAGACTGGAACGCCGTAATCAACACCAACCTCAACGGCATGTTCAACACCACCAAACAGGTGATTGAAGGCATGTTGTCCAAGGGCTGGGGCCGGATCATCAATATCTCCTCGATCAACGGTCAGCGTGGCCAGTTCGGCCAGACCAACTACAGCGCGGCCAAAGCCGGCATCCATGGCTTCACCATGGCCTTGGCCCGTGAAGTTTCCGGCAAGGGCGTGACCGTCAACACCGTCTCCCCAGGCTACATCCAGACCAGCATGACCGCGGCCATCCGCCAGGACATTCTCGACACCATGATCGCCGCCACCCCGGTCGGCCGCCTCGGCCAACCCGAAGAAATCGCCTCGATCGTGGCCTGGCTGGCCGGCGATGAATCGGGCTACAGCACCGGCGCCGACTTCTCGGTCAATGGCGGCATGAACATGCAATAA
- the selB gene encoding selenocysteine-specific translation elongation factor — protein sequence MIVGTAGHVDHGKTALLQALTGQAGDRRREERERGMTIDLGYLYAALEPGAALTGFIDVPGHERFTHNMLAGAQGIDLVLLVVAADDGVMPQTREHLAIVELLGIPRALIAITKCDRVDPARVQAVDEQLEALLAPGAYAGAPRIALSSVTGAGVETLRQALLQVQHEVLQRSVHGGFRLAIDRAFSVAGAGIVVTGTALSGQVAVGDTLMLGPQGKPVRVRGLHAQNQAAASACAGQRVALNLSAERLALEQLHRGHWLVAEWLYVPTQRLDIELRLLASEDRPLEHFQSVHVHLATQDVTGRVALLEGSSLAPGGQMLAQLLLNAPVQAVRGDPLILRDQSAQRTLGGGRVLDPFAPSRHRRSPERLAQLQALASSHGLEQVLPVLLDNSDTGLDPQRLERQFNRPRDSWVLPGDVRLIDTRQGALLFSAGRWDALKIPVLEHLARFHRLEPDQMGPDRDRLRRFTGTALDRPTFISLLEELLASGAMAASGPWLHLPDHQVRLSEDDEALWQQLQPLFEQAGFDPPWVRDLGHDPGAVRLLLGKMARLGLLHQVVRDLFYTDAMLRRMAAMLVQLAAENPLIQVTAFRDKVGLGRKRSIQVLEYFDRIGLTRRFGDKRHIRLDNALAQPHEP from the coding sequence GTGATAGTCGGTACCGCAGGACACGTCGACCATGGCAAGACAGCATTGCTCCAGGCCTTGACCGGCCAGGCCGGCGATCGTCGCCGGGAAGAACGCGAGCGGGGCATGACCATCGACCTGGGTTACCTGTACGCGGCGCTGGAACCCGGAGCAGCCCTGACCGGTTTTATCGACGTGCCCGGTCATGAGCGCTTCACCCATAACATGCTGGCCGGGGCGCAGGGCATCGATCTGGTACTGCTGGTGGTGGCGGCCGACGACGGCGTCATGCCGCAGACTCGCGAACATCTGGCCATCGTCGAACTGCTGGGCATTCCTCGGGCACTGATCGCGATCACTAAATGCGACCGGGTCGATCCCGCCAGAGTGCAGGCCGTGGACGAACAGCTCGAAGCATTGCTGGCACCCGGAGCCTATGCCGGTGCGCCGCGGATTGCGCTGTCGAGTGTGACCGGGGCGGGGGTCGAGACCCTGCGCCAGGCCTTGCTCCAGGTGCAACATGAAGTGCTGCAACGCAGTGTCCACGGCGGTTTTCGCCTGGCCATCGATCGCGCATTCAGCGTGGCCGGCGCCGGTATCGTGGTGACCGGCACCGCGTTATCCGGGCAGGTGGCGGTGGGTGATACGCTGATGCTCGGCCCCCAGGGAAAACCGGTACGCGTGCGTGGCTTGCATGCGCAAAATCAAGCCGCGGCCAGCGCGTGTGCCGGCCAGCGCGTGGCGTTGAACCTGAGTGCCGAGCGTCTGGCGCTGGAACAGCTTCACCGGGGGCACTGGCTGGTGGCCGAGTGGCTGTATGTGCCGACCCAACGCCTGGATATCGAGCTGCGGTTACTGGCCAGCGAAGACCGGCCCCTGGAGCACTTTCAATCCGTGCATGTGCATTTGGCTACCCAGGACGTGACGGGACGGGTGGCGTTGCTCGAAGGCTCAAGCCTCGCCCCCGGTGGGCAGATGCTCGCGCAACTGCTGCTCAACGCGCCGGTGCAGGCCGTGAGGGGCGACCCGCTGATTCTTCGCGACCAGAGCGCGCAACGCACGCTTGGCGGTGGCCGGGTGCTCGACCCGTTTGCGCCGAGCCGACATCGCCGCAGCCCCGAGCGCCTGGCGCAGCTGCAGGCACTGGCCAGCAGCCATGGCCTGGAACAGGTTCTGCCCGTGTTGCTGGACAACAGCGACACCGGCCTCGATCCGCAACGTCTGGAGCGTCAGTTCAACCGTCCGCGTGATAGCTGGGTGTTGCCGGGCGACGTGCGTCTGATCGACACGCGGCAAGGTGCATTGCTGTTCAGCGCGGGCCGCTGGGACGCCCTGAAAATACCGGTGCTGGAACATCTCGCGCGTTTTCATCGACTTGAACCGGATCAAATGGGCCCGGACCGGGATCGCTTGCGTCGATTCACCGGCACGGCACTGGATCGCCCGACCTTCATCAGTCTGCTTGAAGAGTTGCTGGCCAGCGGCGCGATGGCGGCCAGCGGTCCGTGGCTGCACCTGCCCGATCATCAGGTGCGCTTGAGCGAGGACGACGAAGCCCTGTGGCAACAATTGCAGCCGTTGTTCGAGCAGGCCGGCTTCGATCCGCCGTGGGTGCGCGACCTGGGTCATGACCCGGGCGCGGTACGCTTGCTGCTGGGCAAGATGGCGCGGCTGGGATTGTTGCACCAGGTCGTCCGGGATCTGTTCTACACCGATGCGATGCTGCGTCGAATGGCGGCTATGCTGGTGCAACTGGCGGCCGAAAACCCACTGATCCAGGTCACGGCGTTTCGCGACAAGGTGGGCCTGGGGCGAAAACGCAGCATCCAGGTTCTCGAGTACTTCGACCGCATCGGCCTCACCCGACGGTTCGGCGACAAGCGTCATATCCGGCTAGACAATGCACTGGCTCAGCCGCACGAGCCCTGA
- the phaP gene encoding TIGR01841 family phasin (Members of this family are phasins (small proteins associated with inclusions such as PHA granules). Note that several different families of phasins have been named PhaP despite very little sequence similarity to each other.), with translation MSFFNSEKLQATQKANLDLIQQISGKVFASVEQLSQLQFKALRESTEEQFEGFRKLLAVRGPQDFAELQASFTQPNKQTERLTEFNRQVQALIADTQSDIAKLASSQVEAGTQQVQEFVEAISKNAPAGSEPVVAAFKSGLANAGSAFANAQQAAKQASENAQQAAKQASDTAQSTFAEATAAATKAAPEANAKTGNK, from the coding sequence ATGTCTTTTTTCAACTCGGAAAAACTGCAAGCCACTCAGAAAGCCAACCTTGACCTGATCCAGCAAATCAGCGGCAAAGTCTTCGCCAGCGTTGAGCAGCTCAGCCAGTTGCAGTTCAAGGCCCTGCGCGAGTCGACCGAAGAGCAGTTCGAAGGCTTTCGCAAGCTGCTCGCCGTTCGCGGTCCACAAGATTTCGCCGAGCTGCAGGCTTCTTTCACCCAGCCGAACAAGCAGACCGAACGCCTGACCGAGTTCAATCGCCAGGTTCAGGCACTGATCGCGGACACTCAGTCGGACATCGCCAAGCTGGCCTCCAGCCAGGTAGAAGCCGGCACCCAGCAAGTGCAAGAGTTCGTTGAAGCGATCAGCAAGAACGCACCAGCTGGCTCCGAGCCAGTAGTGGCCGCGTTCAAGTCGGGCCTGGCGAATGCCGGCTCCGCGTTTGCAAATGCACAGCAAGCCGCGAAACAGGCTTCCGAAAACGCACAGCAAGCTGCAAAGCAGGCTTCTGACACGGCTCAGAGCACTTTCGCCGAAGCTACTGCCGCTGCCACCAAAGCAGCTCCAGAAGCAAACGCCAAGACCGGTAACAAGTAA
- a CDS encoding DUF3141 domain-containing protein, translating to MGQDQNIALQDEGLASTPGLFEHLSHLQRLNTRNVLDAVQKRQAKTFAPASLGQLRQPTAKEWQEYFTDLGQRSVLFWDTLRQRGDNTLAHERAGYPLLLKFDHETLVAGEDLPRPVNYSLLQVFGGSGKAIDGNKPPVIIIDPRGGHGSGIGGFKQDSVIGESLRAGHPTYFIAFSHSPNPGQTLADITAAQARFIEVVSARHPASRKPVVIGNCQAGWALMGLAASRPELPGLIIVNGAPLSYWAGVNGKNPMRYSGGLLGGGWMARLGSDLGNDRFDGTWLVSNFESLDPAHSWWGKYYHLFSEVDSEVERFLDFERWWGSPTLLNGEEIEMIVDDLFIGNRLSGGLGRKSSGLDLKRIEVPVVVFCSYGDNITPPQQALDWITDVYPSDLALQRAGRTIVYLRHASIGHLGIFVSGEVARREHRELLGAVDIINALPAGLYEMLIEDLPANSATRYAVSFEPRRIADIHGDEQPRRDDDREFALVERASALNNSLYDGFIRPWLRQWINEPAAELIRRSHPFHQQQVMWSSMNPALWWLSASASQVSKDRHPVTPDNPLLAWQALFSNQIQDALDGYRDLRDATQELCFYGIYGVLNSLFGNATGRNLQAHAEQHDKLLIERLQDALPLGGLMEALIRILFLLGNDSNEPGRQSVEKLIRKLQAPLPDHNPGSVDLRETLSLQKLLVATYPQESVQSLLSLLPEAEERQQVLAAAANLLPELLTVNGAEHPVWQELHTLLDVPLPGSSAPQAPSEAKSEVIKQEIPVVTAEPIKAPVVTPEPVKQKAAAVTPQPAEQKAPVVTPEPAKQKAAAVTPQPAEQKAPVVTPEPAKQKAAAVTPQPAEQKAPLATPEPAKQKDPVATAEPIKQQVPVVAAKPIPTSPTEPKAPAVLSKPIAKTVSPVSSSPKAKKGAKKPSTKKP from the coding sequence ATGGGCCAGGATCAGAATATTGCGTTGCAAGATGAAGGGCTTGCATCAACCCCCGGGTTGTTCGAGCACCTCAGTCACCTGCAACGCCTCAATACCCGCAACGTGCTCGACGCCGTGCAAAAGCGCCAGGCAAAAACCTTCGCACCGGCAAGTCTCGGGCAACTGAGACAACCTACCGCAAAGGAATGGCAGGAATATTTCACTGATCTGGGCCAACGCAGCGTGCTGTTCTGGGACACCTTGCGTCAGCGCGGCGACAACACCCTGGCGCACGAACGGGCCGGGTACCCGCTGCTGCTCAAATTCGATCATGAAACCCTGGTCGCCGGCGAAGACCTGCCCCGCCCGGTCAATTACTCGCTGTTGCAGGTGTTCGGCGGCTCCGGCAAAGCGATCGACGGCAATAAACCGCCGGTGATCATCATCGATCCACGGGGCGGGCATGGCTCGGGCATCGGCGGTTTCAAACAGGATTCGGTCATCGGCGAAAGCCTGCGTGCCGGGCATCCCACCTACTTCATCGCCTTCAGCCACTCGCCAAACCCCGGGCAAACCCTGGCGGACATTACCGCCGCCCAGGCCCGGTTCATCGAAGTCGTCAGCGCCCGCCATCCCGCCAGCCGCAAACCGGTGGTGATCGGCAACTGCCAGGCGGGCTGGGCCTTGATGGGGTTGGCAGCCTCCCGGCCGGAGTTGCCGGGGCTGATCATCGTCAATGGCGCGCCGCTGTCCTACTGGGCCGGCGTCAATGGAAAAAATCCGATGCGCTACTCCGGCGGCTTGCTGGGGGGCGGCTGGATGGCGCGCCTGGGCAGCGACCTGGGCAACGACCGTTTCGACGGCACCTGGCTGGTGAGCAATTTCGAAAGCCTCGACCCGGCGCACAGCTGGTGGGGCAAGTACTACCACCTGTTCAGCGAAGTCGACAGCGAGGTCGAGCGTTTTCTCGACTTCGAGCGCTGGTGGGGCAGCCCGACGCTGCTCAACGGCGAAGAAATCGAGATGATTGTCGATGACCTGTTCATCGGTAATCGCTTGTCCGGCGGCCTGGGACGCAAGAGCAGCGGGCTGGACCTCAAGCGCATCGAAGTGCCGGTGGTGGTGTTCTGCTCCTATGGCGACAACATCACTCCGCCGCAGCAGGCGCTGGACTGGATCACCGATGTCTATCCGAGCGATCTCGCCCTGCAACGTGCCGGGCGTACCATCGTTTACCTGCGCCATGCCAGCATCGGGCACCTGGGCATCTTCGTCTCCGGTGAAGTGGCCCGGCGCGAGCACCGCGAGCTGCTCGGTGCGGTCGACATCATCAATGCCTTGCCGGCCGGGCTGTATGAAATGTTGATCGAAGACCTGCCGGCAAACTCGGCAACTCGCTATGCCGTGAGTTTCGAACCGCGGCGGATCGCCGACATTCATGGCGACGAGCAACCACGCCGTGACGACGATCGCGAATTCGCCCTGGTCGAACGCGCTTCCGCCCTCAACAACAGCCTGTACGACGGCTTCATACGCCCGTGGCTGCGGCAGTGGATCAACGAACCGGCCGCCGAACTGATCCGCCGCTCGCACCCCTTCCATCAGCAACAAGTGATGTGGAGCAGCATGAACCCGGCCTTGTGGTGGCTGTCCGCCAGCGCCTCCCAGGTCAGCAAGGATCGTCACCCGGTTACCCCGGACAACCCTCTTCTGGCCTGGCAGGCGTTGTTCTCCAACCAGATCCAGGACGCCCTGGATGGTTACCGCGATTTGCGCGATGCCACCCAGGAGCTGTGTTTCTACGGTATCTATGGCGTACTGAACAGCCTCTTCGGCAATGCCACCGGACGCAATCTGCAGGCACATGCCGAGCAGCACGACAAGCTCCTGATCGAACGCCTGCAGGATGCCTTGCCCCTGGGCGGCTTGATGGAAGCCTTGATCCGCATCCTGTTTCTGCTGGGCAACGACAGTAACGAGCCCGGCCGGCAAAGTGTCGAGAAACTGATCCGCAAACTGCAGGCGCCGCTGCCGGACCACAATCCCGGGTCCGTTGACCTGCGCGAAACCTTGAGCCTGCAGAAACTGCTGGTCGCCACCTATCCGCAGGAAAGCGTGCAAAGCCTGCTATCGTTGCTGCCCGAAGCCGAAGAACGCCAACAAGTGTTGGCGGCGGCGGCCAATCTGCTGCCGGAACTGCTGACCGTCAACGGCGCGGAACATCCGGTCTGGCAAGAGCTGCACACGCTGCTCGATGTCCCATTGCCAGGTTCCAGCGCGCCCCAGGCGCCGAGTGAAGCCAAATCCGAAGTCATCAAACAGGAAATACCGGTGGTGACGGCCGAGCCGATCAAGGCTCCCGTGGTAACGCCTGAGCCGGTCAAGCAAAAGGCCGCAGCGGTAACACCGCAACCAGCCGAGCAAAAAGCGCCCGTGGTCACACCTGAGCCAGCCAAGCAAAAGGCCGCAGCGGTAACACCGCAACCAGCTGAACAAAAAGCGCCCGTGGTCACACCTGAGCCAGCCAAGCAAAAGGCCGCAGCGGTAACACCGCAACCAGCCGAGCAAAAAGCGCCGTTGGCCACTCCTGAGCCAGCCAAGCAAAAAGACCCGGTAGCGACAGCTGAGCCGATCAAGCAGCAAGTCCCGGTCGTAGCGGCCAAGCCGATACCCACCAGCCCGACCGAGCCGAAAGCCCCGGCAGTGCTGTCCAAACCCATCGCCAAAACCGTGAGCCCTGTGAGTTCCTCCCCCAAAGCCAAAAAAGGCGCGAAAAAACCTTCTACCAAAAAGCCTTGA
- a CDS encoding acetyl-CoA C-acetyltransferase, whose amino-acid sequence MNEVVIVAATRTAIGSFQGSLSAIPATELGAAVIRRLLEQTGVDAAQIDEVILGQVLTAGSGQNPARQSAINAGLPHTVPALTLNKVCGSGLKAVQLAVQAIRCGDAELVIAGGQENMSLAPYVLPKARTGLRLGHAQLQDSVIQDGLWDAFNDYHMGITAENLASKYELSREDQDAFAAASQQKASAAIEGGYFKAEITPILIPQRKGDPLVFDTDEQPRPGSTLQALGNLKPAFQKTGTVTAGNASTLNDGAAVLMLASAAKAQALGLPVLARIKAYASAGVDPSIMGIGPVPATRLALTKAGWSLDDLDLIEANEAFAAQSLAVGKELGWDMDKVNVNGGAIALGHPIGASGARILVSLVHELIRRDGKKGLATLCIGGGQGVSLAIER is encoded by the coding sequence ATGAACGAAGTCGTAATCGTTGCCGCTACGCGTACCGCCATTGGCAGTTTCCAAGGCTCCCTGTCCGCCATTCCCGCCACCGAACTGGGCGCAGCAGTGATTCGTCGCCTGCTCGAACAGACCGGTGTCGATGCTGCACAGATCGATGAAGTGATCCTCGGCCAGGTGCTGACCGCAGGCTCGGGTCAGAACCCGGCACGCCAGTCGGCGATCAACGCCGGCCTGCCCCATACCGTCCCTGCCCTGACCCTGAACAAAGTCTGCGGCTCCGGCCTCAAGGCGGTCCAGCTCGCCGTCCAGGCCATCCGTTGCGGCGACGCCGAACTGGTGATCGCCGGCGGCCAGGAAAACATGAGCCTGGCCCCCTATGTGCTGCCCAAGGCACGCACCGGCCTGCGCCTGGGCCATGCGCAACTGCAGGACAGCGTGATCCAGGATGGCTTGTGGGATGCGTTCAACGACTACCACATGGGCATCACCGCGGAAAATCTGGCGAGCAAGTACGAACTCAGCCGCGAAGACCAGGACGCCTTCGCCGCGGCCTCGCAGCAGAAAGCTTCTGCAGCCATCGAAGGCGGTTATTTCAAGGCTGAAATCACCCCGATCCTGATTCCCCAGCGCAAGGGCGATCCGCTGGTCTTCGACACCGATGAACAACCGCGCCCGGGCAGCACGCTCCAGGCATTGGGCAACCTCAAGCCGGCGTTCCAGAAAACCGGCACCGTCACCGCCGGCAATGCGTCGACCCTCAACGACGGCGCCGCCGTGCTGATGCTGGCCAGCGCCGCCAAGGCCCAGGCCCTGGGCTTGCCGGTACTGGCACGCATCAAGGCCTATGCCAGTGCCGGTGTCGACCCGTCGATCATGGGCATCGGCCCGGTACCTGCCACCCGCCTGGCCCTGACCAAGGCCGGCTGGAGCCTGGACGACCTGGACCTGATCGAAGCCAACGAAGCCTTCGCCGCGCAGTCACTGGCTGTCGGCAAGGAGTTGGGCTGGGACATGGACAAGGTCAACGTCAACGGTGGCGCGATCGCCCTCGGTCATCCGATCGGTGCATCAGGCGCACGGATTCTGGTGTCGCTGGTGCATGAGCTGATTCGTCGCGACGGCAAGAAAGGCTTGGCCACCTTGTGCATCGGTGGCGGTCAGGGCGTGAGCCTGGCGATCGAGCGCTAG
- the phaC gene encoding class I poly(R)-hydroxyalkanoic acid synthase — protein sequence MDNNAHTFNTFWSGQVPFAASFAVQQLRLWVATNPWFTGQDCDAWFDLPRSTLDSLQSDYQQQWAELGQRLLTGQAFTFDDRRFASGNWSQPLFGSLAAFYLLNSGFLMKLLELLPISEKKPRQRLLYLVEQAIAAGAPSNFLASNPDALQRVVETQGSSLITGLLHLASDLQEGKMRQCDAGAFKVGLDLANTPGEVVFENELFQLIQYSPQSETQYRRPMFIVPPSINKYYILDLRPDNSMVRHLLQQGHPVFLISWRNFDQSLAGTTWDNLVETGVIKGLQVTREISGEQRPNCMGFCIGGTLLSSALAVLAARGDKEIASVSLLTTFLDYRDTGAIDIFVDEKLVAQRERTIGGVNGPIGLFKGEDMGNTFSLLRPNDLWWNYNVDKYLKGQKPIPLDLLFWNNDSTNLPGPMYCWYLRHTYLQNDLKSGELDCCGVKLDLRAIDAPAYILATHDDHIVPWRSAYASTELLSGTKRFVLGASGHIAGVINPPAKEKRHYWTNDQVTQDPQNWFDGAQQSPGSWWNDWFAWLAGHAGERQPSVQHAGNEQYPPLEPAPGRYVKQ from the coding sequence ATGGACAACAACGCGCACACTTTCAACACTTTCTGGTCAGGCCAGGTTCCGTTCGCTGCCTCCTTTGCAGTGCAACAATTACGCCTGTGGGTCGCCACCAATCCGTGGTTCACCGGCCAGGACTGCGACGCCTGGTTCGATCTGCCACGCAGCACCCTGGACAGCCTTCAATCCGATTATCAGCAGCAATGGGCTGAACTCGGCCAGCGTCTGTTGACCGGCCAGGCCTTCACCTTCGACGACCGCCGGTTTGCCAGCGGTAACTGGAGCCAGCCGCTGTTCGGTTCCCTCGCGGCGTTTTACCTGCTCAATTCCGGCTTCCTCATGAAGCTGCTCGAGCTGCTGCCGATCAGCGAGAAGAAACCACGCCAGCGCCTGCTGTATCTGGTGGAGCAAGCGATCGCCGCCGGTGCGCCGAGCAATTTCCTCGCCAGCAATCCCGATGCACTGCAACGGGTCGTCGAGACCCAAGGCAGCAGCCTCATCACCGGCCTGCTGCACCTGGCCAGCGACCTGCAGGAAGGCAAGATGCGTCAGTGCGACGCCGGCGCCTTCAAAGTGGGGCTCGACCTGGCTAACACCCCGGGCGAGGTGGTCTTCGAGAACGAACTCTTCCAGCTCATCCAGTACAGTCCGCAAAGCGAAACCCAGTACCGGCGCCCGATGTTCATCGTTCCGCCGTCGATCAACAAGTACTACATCCTCGACCTGCGCCCCGACAACTCGATGGTTCGGCATCTGTTGCAGCAAGGCCACCCGGTGTTCCTGATATCCTGGCGCAACTTCGACCAGTCGCTCGCCGGCACCACCTGGGATAACCTGGTCGAAACCGGCGTTATCAAAGGCCTGCAGGTGACCCGCGAGATCAGCGGCGAGCAACGGCCCAATTGCATGGGTTTCTGCATCGGCGGCACGCTGCTGAGTTCGGCGCTGGCCGTATTGGCGGCCCGCGGCGACAAGGAAATCGCCAGCGTCAGCCTGCTGACCACTTTCCTCGATTACCGCGATACCGGTGCGATCGATATCTTCGTCGACGAAAAACTGGTCGCCCAACGCGAGCGCACCATTGGCGGCGTGAACGGCCCCATCGGCCTGTTCAAGGGCGAGGACATGGGCAATACCTTCTCGCTGCTGCGCCCCAACGACCTGTGGTGGAACTACAACGTCGACAAATACCTCAAGGGGCAGAAACCGATCCCGCTGGATCTGCTGTTCTGGAACAACGACAGCACCAACCTGCCGGGGCCGATGTACTGCTGGTACCTGCGCCATACCTATTTGCAGAACGATCTGAAATCCGGTGAACTGGATTGCTGCGGGGTCAAGCTGGACCTGCGCGCCATCGACGCCCCGGCCTACATCCTCGCCACCCATGACGACCACATCGTGCCATGGCGGAGCGCTTACGCCAGCACCGAATTGCTCTCCGGAACCAAGCGTTTCGTGCTGGGCGCCTCGGGGCATATCGCGGGCGTGATCAATCCGCCGGCCAAGGAAAAACGCCACTACTGGACCAACGACCAGGTCACCCAGGACCCTCAAAACTGGTTCGACGGAGCCCAACAGAGTCCAGGCAGTTGGTGGAACGATTGGTTCGCCTGGCTGGCCGGGCACGCCGGGGAACGCCAGCCTTCGGTGCAGCACGCCGGTAACGAGCAGTACCCGCCACTGGAACCGGCACCCGGGCGTTATGTGAAGCAATGA
- a CDS encoding AraC family transcriptional regulator, whose amino-acid sequence MYRMSSGYANVLVNTLSAEGMDVAHLCQEAGLDLNIAHTPGALCERRAIYRLWQLAAQASGDPDIGLKAYGHFHPGSFQIVGYTMMSSLNLKRALERLVRFSPLIGTGFSLFFVPEREHYRMASLDHQQTGSIKPRQYADAGLASLLGFCRWLGDGTLPQPLSVEFSYPEPRDTSEHQRLFGCDLQFGSAYDSILFDGEELLRPLSMANEALAVLHDSFAEAQLDSLCGFSIVGKIRALLTERLSHGQGQCDMESIAAALNLSKRTLQRALEKDGTQFKDVQNAVRRQLADFYLRHSHFNMKHVAYLLGFHDHSSFNKACSRWFGMTPGQYRAEESFAFEGAAPV is encoded by the coding sequence ATGTATAGAATGAGTTCCGGTTACGCCAACGTGCTGGTCAATACGCTGTCAGCGGAAGGAATGGATGTCGCCCACCTGTGTCAGGAGGCTGGACTGGACTTGAACATCGCGCACACGCCAGGCGCGTTGTGTGAGCGACGAGCGATCTATCGGCTCTGGCAACTGGCGGCACAGGCCAGCGGCGATCCCGACATTGGTTTAAAAGCCTACGGCCATTTTCATCCCGGCAGTTTTCAGATTGTCGGTTACACCATGATGTCGAGCCTGAACCTGAAAAGGGCGCTGGAACGCCTGGTGCGATTCAGCCCGTTGATCGGCACCGGCTTCAGCCTGTTTTTTGTCCCGGAGCGGGAGCACTACCGCATGGCCTCGCTCGATCATCAACAGACCGGCTCGATCAAGCCCCGGCAATATGCCGATGCCGGGCTGGCTTCCCTGCTGGGCTTCTGCCGCTGGCTGGGCGATGGAACACTGCCGCAGCCCCTGAGTGTGGAATTCAGCTACCCGGAGCCGCGAGACACGTCCGAGCACCAACGGCTGTTTGGCTGCGACCTGCAATTCGGCTCGGCCTACGACAGCATTCTGTTTGACGGCGAGGAGCTGCTGCGGCCGTTGAGCATGGCCAACGAGGCGCTGGCGGTCCTGCATGACAGTTTCGCCGAGGCGCAACTGGATTCGCTCTGCGGCTTCTCCATTGTCGGCAAAATCCGCGCGCTGCTCACCGAGCGTTTGAGTCACGGCCAGGGGCAATGCGACATGGAGTCGATCGCCGCTGCATTGAACCTCAGCAAGCGCACCCTGCAACGCGCCCTGGAAAAGGACGGGACTCAATTCAAGGACGTGCAGAACGCCGTGCGCCGGCAACTGGCCGATTTCTACCTGCGCCATTCTCACTTCAACATGAAGCATGTGGCGTATCTCCTTGGTTTTCATGACCACAGCAGCTTCAACAAAGCCTGCAGCCGCTGGTTCGGAATGACCCCCGGCCAGTACCGGGCCGAGGAATCGTTCGCGTTCGAGGGCGCCGCGCCGGTGTGA